TCGCGTTCGCGCGTGTTGTGGCTCTCCTGCACGGCGCATGCGCTGCACGACGGCTATACCGACATGATCTATGCGCTGCTGCCGGTCTGGCAGGCCGACTTCGGTCTCAGCTACGGCGCGCTGGCCGCCCTGCGCGCGATCTACGCGGGCACCATGGCCACGCTGCAACTGCCCGCCGGCTGGCTCGCGCGGCGCCTCGGCACGCGCGCCACGCTCGCGCTCGGCACCCTGCTGGCCGCGTTCGGCTACGCCGTGGCCGGCATGTCGGGCACGCTGTTCGGCCTGTGCGTGGCGCTCGCGCTCTCCGGAAGCGGTTCGAGCACGCAGCATCCGCTTGCCTCGGGCGCCGTTTCGCGCGTGTATGGGCGCGACGCCCGCGGGCCGCTCAGCCTCTACAACTTCTCCGGCGACCTCGGCAAATCCGCGTTGCCGGCCGCCATCTCGCTGATGGTCACCGTCATGCCGTGGCGTCACGCGCTGTGGAGCGTGTCGGTGATCGGCGTGGCGGTGGCGGCTTTGATTGCACTTTTTCTCCCCGCGATACCGAGGGGCCACGTGGCCGTCGAAGGCGCCGCGAGCCGTCGCGACGGTGGCGCGCGCAGCGGCTTCTCGCTGCTGTTCACGATCGGCGTGCTCGACACGGCCGTGCGCATGGGGTTGCTCACGTTCCTGCCGTTCCTGATGAAGGACAAAGGCATCTCGCCATCGATGATGGGCACCGCGCTCGCGCTCGTGTTCATCGGCGGGGCCGCCGGCAAGTTCGCCTGCGGCTGGCTCGGCGCGCGGATGGGCGTGATCGGCACCGTGCTCGCGACCGAAGGCGGCACGGCCGCGCTGATCCTCGCCGTGATCTGGCTGCCGCTGGCGCCGGCCATGGTGCTGCTGCCGCTGCTGGGCATGATGCTCAACGGTACGTCGTCCGTGCTCTACGGCACCGTGCCCGAGCTGACGCCGGTCGAACACACCGAGCGCGCGTTCGCGCTGTTCTACACCGGCACGATCGCGTCGGGTGCGCTCTCCCCGATTGCCTACGCGTTCCTCGGCGACCGGGTCGGCGTCCACGGCGCCACGTTCGCGACGGCGGCCACCGCGCTGGCCGTGCTGCCGCTGGCGCTGATGCTTCGCCGGCATTTGCGCGCGGCATGAGCGGGCCGGTTGCCGTGTCTGGTGGCGGGTCGCGTGCATGGGCCGTCGGGCGCGGCGAGCGTGGCGTGAAACCGCCGGGTGGCGCGGTCCCGGTTCGGCGTTGATTCAACGAGGGCCGTGCGTCATGGCCGGCCCGGATCGTCATCGCATCATCAAGAGGAGGTTCATCCAATGAGTTCCGTTTCGCAGGCCCCGCTGATCCTGATCACGGGAGGCAGCCGCGGCGTGGGCGCGGCCACCGCAAGGCTGGCCGCCGCGCGCGGTTACGACGTGGCGATCAGCTTCGTCGCCGACGAAGCCGCGGCCCTCGGCGTGGCGGCCGACGTGAAGGCGCTCGGGCGACGGGCCTTGCCCGTGCGGGCCGACAGCGCGGACCCGGAGCAAGTTGCCGCGCTGTTTGCCGCGATCGACCGTGAATTCGGCCGGATCGACGTGCTCGTGAACAACGCCGCGATCATCGCGCGGCAGTCACGCCTCGAGGATCTCGGCTTCGAGCGCATGCAGCGCGTGTTCGCCGTGAACGCGATCGGCCCGATGCTCTGCGCGCAGCAGGCGGTGAAACGGATGGCCTATCGCCACCACGGGCGCGGCGGTGCCGTGATCAACGTCTCGTCGGCATCGGCCCGGCTCGGTAGTCCCAACGAATATGTCGACTACGCGGCGTCGAAGGGAGCCATCGAAACGTTCACGACCGGCCTCGCCAAGGAAGTGGCGCGCGAAGGGATCCGCGTGAACTGCGTGCGGCCGGGGCATATCTATACCGACATGCACGCCAGCGGCGGCGAGCCGGGGCGCGTGGATCGAGTGAAGGATTCGATCCCGATGGGACGCGGCGGGCAACCGGAGGAAGTGGCGCGCGCGATTCTGTGGCTGGCGAGCGCGGAGGCGTCGTTCGTGACGGGGACGTTTCTCGATGCGACGGGGGGGAAGTGAGGTGTTCGTCGTCGTGCCCGGATGCGATGCCGTGTCCGGTGTTTCCGGGGCAGCGCCGCTGAACGGCATCCTGCATGTCCTGCAAATCGGTATGCCGTGGGAAGACTTGCCGCAGGCGTTCGGCTTCGGCAGCGGCATGACATTCTGGCGACGCCTGCGAAAAAGGTACGAGCGTCACGAAAACGAACCACGGTCCAAGCGATTGTTTCGCCGCCAGAGGGCTTTCGACGCATCTTCCCGCGTCTCGACAAGCTCGATGTAAGGTTCATTGCCTTTTGCAGCCGCGCCTTGATCGTTGAACGCCCGCGATCGCGCGAGCACTCCCCTGGCCCCCAAGCAGGCCACGCGCCGGCGCCCCCGTCCCGGCCCGCTTTCATGCATACGGCGAATGCGAAGCGTGCCGCGATCTCACTTGATGCAGCGCCATGCACTACGCTTAAATGAACGTGCGTTCGCCTGCCCGCCTCCGGCGCGGGCCGCGCCACGCGCCCCGCCCACGAGGCACACGGCGCGACCTCATCGGGAAGACATCAGGGAGACGTAATGCAGATTCGTTCGGAGGACGCCTGGCGCTACCGCTGGCTGCTGGTGATCGCGGGCGGCGTGGTGATGGGCGGCGCGCTCGGCGTGCGCAGCGTGCAGGGCCTGTTCCTGGTGCCGGTCACGCTCGATCACGGCTGGTCCCGCGAGGCATTCGGCCTCGCCTTCGCGCTGCAGAACCTGATCTGGGGCATCTCGCAACCGTTCACGGGGATGATCGCCGACCGCTACGGCTCGGCGCGCGTGATCTTCGCGGGCAGCGTGCTCTACGCGCTGGGCCTCGTGGTGATGGCACTCGCCGCCTCCACCGGCGTCTACACGCTCGGCACCGGCGTGATGGTCGGCATCGCGCTGTCGGGCACCGCGTTCGGCGCCGTGTACGGCGCGCTCTCGCGGCTGTTCCCGCCCGAGCACCGCAGCTGGGCGCTCGGCATCTCGGGCACGATCGGCGGGCTCGGCCAGTTCGTGATGGTGCCGCTCGCGCAGGGCGTGATCGATTCGTTCGGCTGGGTGCGCGCGATCTTCGTGCTGGCCGCGGTGATGCTGGCCACCGCGCCGCTCGCGGCCTGGCTGCGCGACCGGCCGCTCGAACGCGGCGCCGAGGGCGGCCAGCACCAGACGATCCGCGCGGCGGTCCACGAGGCGCTCACCCACCGCGGCTTCTGGCTGCTCAACATCGGCTTCTTCGCCTGCGGCTTCCAGCTCGCGTTCGTGGCCGCGCACATGCCGGCCTACCTGCTCGACCACGGAATGAGCGCGCGCCAGGCCAGCATCTCGCTGGCCATCATCGCGCTGGCCAACACCGTCGGCACCTTCCTGTGCGGCTACGCGGGCGGCTTCTGGCGCCGCAAGTACCTGCTGGCCGGCATCTACTTCACGCGCGTGATCGCGATGGCGCTGTTCGTGCTGCTGCCGCTCACGCCGGCGAGCCTCTACGTGTTCTCGTTCGTCACCGGCCTGATCTGGCTCGGCACGGTGCCGCTCACGAGCGGCGTGGTCTCGCAGGTGTTCGGGGTGCGCTACATCGCGACGCTGTTCGGCTTCGTGTTCTTCGGCCACCAGCTCGGCAGCTTCTTCGGCGTCTGGATCGGCAGCCTCGTCTACGACGCCGTGCATTCGTACCTGCCGCTCTGGTACGGCTCGATGGCGCTCGGCGTGGTGGCGGGCCTCGTGCATCTGCCGATCAACGACAGCAGCGTGCCGCGCCTCTCGGCGGCACCGGCCGCGCAGCCGGCATGAACCCGCGCCACGGCACCCACGGGCCGGCCGACACGCGCCGGCAGCACGCCGCCTGGCCCGCGCCGCCGGCCGCGCGCCGCGCCGGCCGCCTCGCGTGGCCGGGCTGGTGCCGCGTGCTGCTGGGGCTGGCCGGACTCGCGCTGCTGGCCGTCACGTTCGCCGCGTGGCTGACGCCGTCCACCATGCTCGCGCTGCTGTCCGGATTCTCGATGTGCGGATGAGGGATTCCAACATGGCCACCTTGCCCCTTGCCGGCGAACGCCTGGCCGGCTTCTCGGCCGGCGCCGACGCGTCGCTCTCGTCGCTCTCGTCGCTCGCGCGCGCCCCGCGGCAGGCGGCGCGCCCGCTGCACGCGCCGACTCTCTGCGTCGCGCGCGCGGCCCGCTTTCCCGACGACGAGGAATGCGTGCAGGACCTGCTGCTCGACTACGAGAAGGTGCTGCTGCGCCTGGGCGTGAAGATGCTGCGGCTCGGCACCGAGCTGACCTCGCTGCCGGGGCCCTACGCGACGCCGCACGGGGCGGTCTTCCTGGCCGAGCTGGACGGCCGGCCGGTGGGCTGCGCGGCGCTGGTCGCGCACGACACGCCGGCGTGCGCCGCCGAGATCCGGCGCCTGCACGTGAGCGCCGCGCATGCCGCCCCGGCGCTCGACGCGCTGCTCGCGCGCAGCGTCGCGTTCGCGGCCTCGCTCGGCTGCCAGACGATCCGGCACACGCCGCTGCCCGACGCGATCGAGCATCGCGAGACGTTCGCGCGCCATCGCTTCATGCCGGCCGGCTCGGCCGCTCTGGCCAGTTCGGCCGGCTCCGCCACGGCACCGGGCGCCGGCGACGTGCCGCCCGGCGTGCTGATGCCGGCCGGCCTGCGCGTCGTGCCGCTTGCCCGCACGATCGCGCCGGCCCTGCACCGTTACTTCTCGACGAACGCGCGCTCGATCACGTAGTCGCCCGGCTCGCCCTGATGCGGCGAGACGCGCAGGCCGCGCGCATCGAGCAGCGCGCACAGATCGTTCAACAGCGAGGGGCTGCCGCACAGCATCGCGCGATCATGCTCGCGCGACAGCGGCGGCACGCCGAGATCCTCGAACAGCTTGCCGCTCTCGATCAGGTCGGTGATGCGGCCGCGATTGTGGAACGGCTCGCGCGTGACGGTCGGGTAATAGACCAGCTTGTCGCGCAGCATCTCGCCGAGGAACTCGCTGCCGGGCAGCTCCTCGCGGATGAAGTCGGCATAGGCCAGCTCGCTCACGTAGCGCACGCCATGCACCAGCACCACCTGCTCGAAGCGCTCGTACACCTCGGGATCCTGGATCACGCTCATGAACGGCGCGAGCCCGGTGCCGGAGCCGAACAGGTAGAGCCGCCGGCCCGGCAGCAGGTCGTCGAGCACCAGCGTGCCGACCGGCTTGCGCGACACCAGCAGCTTGTCGCCGGGCTTCAGGTACTGCAGGCGCGAGGTGAGCGGGCCGTTGGGCACCTTGATGCTGAAGAACTCGAGATGGTCGGCATGCGCGGCGCTGGCGATGCTGTAGGCGCGCGTGAGCGGCTTGCCGTCGATCTCGCAGCCGATCATGACGAAGTGGCCGCTGGAGAAGCGCAGCCCGGCGGGCCGCTCGGCGCGGAAGCTGAACAAGGTGTCGTTCCAGTGATGGACGCTGAGGACGGTCTGTTCGGTATAGGCGGACATGGTGGGTTCGAAGGCGGGTTGCGGGAGATCCGGGAAGGAGGCGGCGCTCGGCGGCGCATTTCAGCGGCGGACGTCAACGGAACACGACGGTGCGCGCGCCGTTCATCAGCACGCGGTGCTCGCAGTGCCACTTGAGCGCGCGCGCGAGCACCACGCATTCGATGTCGCGGCCGATCGCGGCCAGCTCGCGCGGGCCGGCCGCGTGGTCGACGCGCTCGACGTCCTGCTCGATGATCGGCCCTTCGTCGAGATCGGAGGTCACGTAGTGAGCCGTCGCGCCGATCAGCTTGACGCCGCGCGCGTGCGCCTGGCGGTAAGGCTGGGCGCCCTTGAAGCTCGGCAGGAAGCTGTGGTGGATGTTGATCGCGCGCCCGCGCAGGCTCGCGCACAGCTCGGGCGAGAGGATCTGCATGTAGCGCGCGAGCACCACCAGCTCCACGCGCTCGCGCTCCAGCAGAGCGAGCACGCGCGCTTCCTGCGCCGGCTTGCCGCCCGCGGCCGCGTCGAGCGGCAGATGATGGAACGCCAGGCCCGAACGCTCGGCCATCTCGCGCAGGTCCTCGTGGTTCGACACCACGGCGGCGATCTCCACCGGCAGCTGCCCCACGCTCTGGCGGAAGATCAGGTCGTTCAGGCAATGGCCCTCGCGGCTCACCAGGATCGCGGCGCGCGGCCGCCAGCCGGCGTCGTGGACTTCGATCTGCATGTCGTAGTCGCGGCGCAGCGGGTCGAGCAGCCGCGCGATCGCGTCGGGGCCGGTCGCGGCGCCGGGCGCGTCGAGGTGAACGCGCATGAAGAAGCGGCCCCGCGCGGCGGCGCCGTCGGCCGCTGCCGGGGCGGCCGGAGCCGATGGGGAGGACGCGGCGCGTGCATCGAAGTCGCTGAACTGCTGCGTGTCGACGATGTTGCAGCCGGCCTCGTAGAGCGCGCGCGAGACGGCGTACACCACGCCGCGGCTGTCGGGACACGACAGCCGCAGCACGAATTCGCGGCCGGCGGCCGGATGGGTCTGGCCGCCGCGCAGGCGGGCCAGCACCTGCGCGGCGTCGTCATGGCGGCGCGCGCGCGAGGAATCGATCAGGGTTTCGTTGAGGGTCACAGGTTGTTCTCCGGAAAGCCGATGCCGATCGGCACCACCATGCCCGCGACCGGCAGGTCGTCGCGGACGATCCAGGCCACGAGCGCGTTCGCCACCGCGCCCGCGCCGTTGGGTTTGAAGCGCAGCGCGAACGCCTTCAGGCCGTCGCGCGCGTCGCTCCACGCGGAGGCGTCGGCGGCCTCCTCGGCGGCCGGCTGCAGATGCGCGGCGTTGACCTTCACGCCGAGCCGCAGCATCTCCTTGCCGAGGCTCTTGACGGCCGCGTGGCGCGCACGCACGTCCACCGGCAGCGCGGCGGGCGTGGTGGCGAGGTAATAGCCCATGCTGTCTTCCTGCGTGAGCGCCCAGATCTGCGCGTTGCCGCCGCGGCGCAGCAGCGTCGCGGCGGCCTGCAGCGTGGCGAGGAAATCGCCGAGGCGCGTTTCGAGCCGCTCGGCGAACGCATCGAAGGTGTCAAGGCTGTCGAACTCGGCGGCGGCATCGTCGCCCCCACCGAGGCCGGCCGACGCGTCGCGCGGCCGGCCGAACACGATCGTGTCGAACGGCCCGTGGCTCGCGTCCCAGGCGGCCAGATGCGCGGCGGGATGCGCGGCGCAGACGTTCGTCACGCCGGGGCCGCCGTCCTGGAACCTCACCGCGCCGTCGGCGCCGGCCGCCGCGACAGCGTCCACCGCCTCGCGCCGATGCGCGAGCACCCGCGTGCCGGCCGCCGCGAGCCGCGAGCACAGCGCCTGCTCGATGGCGCCGTGCGCGTCGATCACGAGCGCGCGCGCACTCATGCGGTGGCCTGCGACCGATGCTCGATCACCAGCGCGGCGAGCCCGCCCACGCTGTTGCCCGAGGCCTCGATCAGCGCGCGGTTCAGCACCGGCAGGCTGACCCGGAAGCGGCCTTCGAGCGCCACCTGCAGGTCCAGCACGTCGAGCGAATCGAGCGCCAGCCCCTCGCCGAGCAGGCGCGTGTCGGCGCCGATGTCGGCCGGGTCCACGCCGGCCACCGATTCGAGCGCGGGCAGCAGTTCGGTCCTGATCACGTCGATGATCTCGTGCTTCGTCGTTACGTCGCTCATGCTTGTCTCCGTCTGGGTTGAGGATCCGGCGGCGCGCCGCGCGGCTACTGCGTCAGGTACAGCGT
The genomic region above belongs to Burkholderia plantarii and contains:
- a CDS encoding MFS transporter, coding for MAAPRFDCPMTRSSSPALATQPAAASRSRVLWLSCTAHALHDGYTDMIYALLPVWQADFGLSYGALAALRAIYAGTMATLQLPAGWLARRLGTRATLALGTLLAAFGYAVAGMSGTLFGLCVALALSGSGSSTQHPLASGAVSRVYGRDARGPLSLYNFSGDLGKSALPAAISLMVTVMPWRHALWSVSVIGVAVAALIALFLPAIPRGHVAVEGAASRRDGGARSGFSLLFTIGVLDTAVRMGLLTFLPFLMKDKGISPSMMGTALALVFIGGAAGKFACGWLGARMGVIGTVLATEGGTAALILAVIWLPLAPAMVLLPLLGMMLNGTSSVLYGTVPELTPVEHTERAFALFYTGTIASGALSPIAYAFLGDRVGVHGATFATAATALAVLPLALMLRRHLRAA
- a CDS encoding SDR family oxidoreductase yields the protein MSSVSQAPLILITGGSRGVGAATARLAAARGYDVAISFVADEAAALGVAADVKALGRRALPVRADSADPEQVAALFAAIDREFGRIDVLVNNAAIIARQSRLEDLGFERMQRVFAVNAIGPMLCAQQAVKRMAYRHHGRGGAVINVSSASARLGSPNEYVDYAASKGAIETFTTGLAKEVAREGIRVNCVRPGHIYTDMHASGGEPGRVDRVKDSIPMGRGGQPEEVARAILWLASAEASFVTGTFLDATGGK
- a CDS encoding MFS transporter, whose amino-acid sequence is MQIRSEDAWRYRWLLVIAGGVVMGGALGVRSVQGLFLVPVTLDHGWSREAFGLAFALQNLIWGISQPFTGMIADRYGSARVIFAGSVLYALGLVVMALAASTGVYTLGTGVMVGIALSGTAFGAVYGALSRLFPPEHRSWALGISGTIGGLGQFVMVPLAQGVIDSFGWVRAIFVLAAVMLATAPLAAWLRDRPLERGAEGGQHQTIRAAVHEALTHRGFWLLNIGFFACGFQLAFVAAHMPAYLLDHGMSARQASISLAIIALANTVGTFLCGYAGGFWRRKYLLAGIYFTRVIAMALFVLLPLTPASLYVFSFVTGLIWLGTVPLTSGVVSQVFGVRYIATLFGFVFFGHQLGSFFGVWIGSLVYDAVHSYLPLWYGSMALGVVAGLVHLPINDSSVPRLSAAPAAQPA
- a CDS encoding ferredoxin--NADP reductase, translated to MSAYTEQTVLSVHHWNDTLFSFRAERPAGLRFSSGHFVMIGCEIDGKPLTRAYSIASAAHADHLEFFSIKVPNGPLTSRLQYLKPGDKLLVSRKPVGTLVLDDLLPGRRLYLFGSGTGLAPFMSVIQDPEVYERFEQVVLVHGVRYVSELAYADFIREELPGSEFLGEMLRDKLVYYPTVTREPFHNRGRITDLIESGKLFEDLGVPPLSREHDRAMLCGSPSLLNDLCALLDARGLRVSPHQGEPGDYVIERAFVEK
- a CDS encoding formyltetrahydrofolate deformylase, coding for MRGGQTHPAAGREFVLRLSCPDSRGVVYAVSRALYEAGCNIVDTQQFSDFDARAASSPSAPAAPAAADGAAARGRFFMRVHLDAPGAATGPDAIARLLDPLRRDYDMQIEVHDAGWRPRAAILVSREGHCLNDLIFRQSVGQLPVEIAAVVSNHEDLREMAERSGLAFHHLPLDAAAGGKPAQEARVLALLERERVELVVLARYMQILSPELCASLRGRAINIHHSFLPSFKGAQPYRQAHARGVKLIGATAHYVTSDLDEGPIIEQDVERVDHAAGPRELAAIGRDIECVVLARALKWHCEHRVLMNGARTVVFR
- a CDS encoding acyl carrier protein, with protein sequence MSDVTTKHEIIDVIRTELLPALESVAGVDPADIGADTRLLGEGLALDSLDVLDLQVALEGRFRVSLPVLNRALIEASGNSVGGLAALVIEHRSQATA